From Plasmodium brasilianum strain Bolivian I chromosome 5, whole genome shotgun sequence, the proteins below share one genomic window:
- a CDS encoding fam-l protein: MMEQKIVLLFIKISAFTLLPCIYHFYNSMNTLNKNLVEKWNLRRKFNSRTYRILANYKHHKYSSNAKLKEDMQFNEAKKEKNIYNNKEGTNEKHKLSCRGSLYIKQCGKNVKKSKCVKPKTSNCFDFEKKIFKKLDYEDYVKNIITIDYKKYKKLARKKRRVRIALLLLFILILILPLLDLSLENLVDGGLLGLLHLLSPTLGEKNALTGVDGQLVTLLSSGQWGYLEKICASTIFIYGVPFLIFVVIFIFGMVYYYKKVIKYENIKFKKRLNKR; the protein is encoded by the exons ATgatggaacaaaaaattgtgttgttatttattaaaatttcagCGTTTACACTTTTGCCTTGTATATATCACTTTTATAATAGCAtg aacactttaaataaaaatttggtTGAAAAATGGAATCTTCGtagaaaatttaattcaAGAACTTATAGAATATTAGCAAATTATAAACATCATAAATATTCAAGTAATGCAAAACTTAAAGAAGATATGCAATTTAATGAAgcgaaaaaagaaaaaaatatatataataataaagaaggaacaaatgaaaaacacAAACTATCTTGTAGAGGTTCATTATACATTAAGCAATGCGGTAAAAATGTTAAGAAAAGTAAATGTGTTAAACCTAAAACAAGTAATTGTTTcgattttgaaaaaaaaatatttaaaaaacttgATTATGAAGATTacgttaaaaatattataactattgattataagaaatataaaaaactagCACGTAAAAAACGCAGAGTACGTATTGCTTtacttttgttatttatcTTGATATTGATACTACCCTTATTAGATCTTTCATTAGAGAATTTAGTAGATGGTGGGTTGTTAGGCTTATTACACTTGTTATCCCCAACTTTAGGCGAAAAAAATGCCCTGACTGGGGTAGATGGACAGTTGGTTACACTGTTAAGCAGTGGTCAGTGGGgctatttagaaaaaatatgtgcatcaactattttcatttatggCGTACCTTTCCTTATATttgttgttatatttatatttgggATGGtttattactataaaaaagttataaaatatgaaaatattaagttcaaaaaaagattaaataaGAGGTAA
- a CDS encoding PIR protein — protein sequence MKNELTKMLVLIFEEIWKLFKTYLSHTNICNIVTAFSNLQTSIITNQEFYSYYDFGHNIKEELNYKMKEKRLNHYFRNHNCFKCKYGIMLELININNNLSLSDLKTVEIVMDYKELLQLKSVEKSGTKPLDPELLKTFYESLGNSSCSIHNSFTRILIDNENSFIERNGSNTTSRFNRRKSDENS from the exons atgaaaaatgaattgACAAAAATGCTAGTTTTAATCTTT GAAGAAATATGGAAATTGtttaaaacatatttgtCACATACTAATATTTGTAACATAGTTACAGCTTTTAGTAATTTGCAGACATCTATTATAACGAATCAGGAATTTTATAGTTATTATGATTTTGGTCATAATATCAAAGAGGAGctgaattataaaatgaagGAGAAACGTTTGAATCATTATTTTAGAAATCATAATTGCTTTAAATGTAAGTATGGGATTATGTTAGAATTGATAAACATAAACAATAACTTAAGTCTATCT GATCTAAAAACAGTGGAAATTGTAATGGATTACAAAGAATTGTTACAGCTGAAATCAGTGGAAAAATCAGGAACCAAACCTTTAGATCCTGAATTATTGAAAACGTTTTAT GAATCCTTAGGGAATTCCAGTTGCAGTATTCACAACAGTTTCACCAGGATCTTAATTGACAACGAAAACAGCTTCATCGAGAGAAATGGAAGCAACACTACGAGCAGATTCAACAGAAGGAAATCAGACGAAAATTCTTAG
- a CDS encoding hypothetical protein (Plasmodium exported protein), whose product MEKNIMFIFFIKISLFIVFIWICHFYSDMSRFKKFLYEKNNFGRKLHTPICRLLGIYIDDIYPYVGELELKIPYNTKQKNKNLLRIDNEKWDKEKKEKLYRSSLIKEQLIKKLMKNKCTMLHGSYSHYEKKIMNGLNDRTFFKKMMLINDKNYKKLKSKKYRLRLCLILLLFIFVLILPIVDLSFGEFKSIGNFLKELCKLFGYNNTGLQAQSESPGADGLGDILSSTCQLKSFIGIKVFGVLIYCLPILIMGIILIRGIFYYYKNIIKHKKIRFLEEFEEW is encoded by the exons atggaaaaaaatattatgtttatcttttttatcaaaatatcTTTGTTTATCGTTTTTATTTGGATATGTCATTTTTACAGTGACATG agtaggtttaaaaaatttttgtacgAGAAGAATAATTTTGGCAGAAAATTACATACACCAATTTGTCGATTATTGGGAATTTATATTGACGATATTTATCCATATGTTGGTGaattagaattaaaaataccatataatacaaaacaaaagaacaaaaatttacttagaattgataatgaaaaatgggacaaagaaaaaaaagaaaaattatatagaagTTCATTAATTAAGGAACAATTGATTAAGAaacttatgaaaaataaatgtaccaTGTTACATGGATCATATTCccattatgaaaaaaaaataatgaatggaCTTAATGATagaactttttttaaaaaaatgatgttaATTAATGATAAgaactataaaaaattaaaaagtaaaaaatacagATTACGACTttgcttaattttattattgttcatatttgtattaattttacCTATAGTAGATTTATCATTTGGTGAATTTAAATCTATcggtaattttttaaaggaattatgtaaattattcGGATATAATAATACGGGACTACAAGCACAATCTGAATCTCCTGGGGCGGATGGTTTGGGTGATATATTGTCATCTACATGTCAGTTGAAGAGTTTTATAGGAATTAAAGTATTTGGTGTTCTAATATATTGTTTACCTATCTTAATAATGGGTATTATACTTATACGaggaattttttattattataaaaatattataaaacataaaaaaattagatttTTGGAAGAGTTCGAGGAATGGTAA